A portion of the Streptomyces sp. YPW6 genome contains these proteins:
- a CDS encoding SigE family RNA polymerase sigma factor: protein MDALHSTGSSAVVTRLHDIGRSSEKSGATNLRGCVRSAGRQHLPSQSTAEQPRKTFMTVVDAPTGDVGRNGGSAYGKATGDRTDRTENADAETAFTAYVQERRASLYATAYHLTGDRFEAEDLLQSALFSTYRAWDRISDKAAVGGYLRRTMTNLHISAWRRRKLNEYPTEELPETVGDTDAMRGTELRAVLWQALARLPELQRTMLVLRYYEGRTDPEIASILDISVGTVKSSIWRSLRRLREDEVLSFGRDEQESFGELVA from the coding sequence ATGGACGCACTGCACAGCACCGGCTCAAGCGCAGTTGTCACGCGCCTCCACGACATCGGCCGGAGCAGCGAGAAGTCCGGCGCGACGAACCTGCGGGGGTGTGTCCGCAGTGCCGGGCGTCAGCACCTGCCGTCGCAGTCGACCGCGGAGCAGCCGCGTAAGACGTTCATGACGGTGGTCGACGCACCCACGGGGGATGTGGGGCGCAACGGGGGAAGCGCGTACGGGAAGGCCACGGGGGATCGCACCGACCGGACGGAGAACGCGGACGCCGAAACGGCGTTCACGGCCTACGTCCAGGAGCGACGGGCCTCCCTGTACGCGACCGCCTACCACCTGACCGGCGACCGCTTCGAGGCCGAGGACCTGCTCCAGAGCGCCCTGTTCTCGACGTACCGGGCCTGGGACCGGATCAGCGACAAGGCGGCGGTCGGCGGCTATCTGCGCCGCACCATGACCAACCTGCACATCAGCGCCTGGCGCAGGCGCAAGCTCAACGAATACCCGACCGAGGAGCTGCCGGAGACGGTGGGCGACACGGACGCGATGCGCGGCACGGAGCTGCGGGCGGTGCTGTGGCAGGCGCTCGCCCGACTGCCCGAACTCCAGCGCACGATGCTGGTCCTGCGGTACTACGAGGGCCGCACCGACCCGGAGATCGCGTCCATCCTCGACATCAGTGTCGGCACGGTGAAGTCGAGCATCTGGCGCTCCCTGCGCCGGCTGCGCGAGGACGAGGTCCTCAGCTTCGGACGTGACGAGCAGGAGTCCTTCGGCGAGCTGGTGGCCTGA
- a CDS encoding HAMP domain-containing sensor histidine kinase, which translates to MTETVKRSLRAGLRWTSLRMRLVVVFALVALVAAVSASGIAYWLNREAVLTRTQDRALDDFRRQMQETAAALPTRPTKDDLQRAAGEMASSSPGYSVLLEDERERGKPIVGYSDLDTFTRAHVPDSLQKQVARKQPLTSSNEHEYHLFWQRTSIAGTPYLVAGTRIIGGGPTGYMLKSLDQERQDLNSLAWSLGIATALALVGSALLAQAAATTVLRPVQRLGDAARKLGEGKLDTRLVVSGTDELADLSRTFNRTASSLEKKVADMSAREEASRRFVADMSHELRTPLTAITAVTEVLEEEADNLDPMIAPAVHLVVSETRRLNDLVENLMEVTRFDAGTARLVLDDVDVADQVTACIDARAWLDAVHLDAERGTMARLDPRRLDVILANLIGNALKHGGSPVGVRVRTEGDELVIDVRDHGPGIPEDVLPHVFDRFYKASASRPRSEGSGLGLSIAMENAHIHGGDISAANSPDGGAVFTLRLPRDAERIVRDGEPGAEATGEDGAT; encoded by the coding sequence GTGACCGAGACCGTCAAGCGGTCCCTGCGTGCGGGGCTGCGCTGGACCAGTCTGCGGATGCGGCTCGTCGTGGTGTTCGCGCTGGTCGCGCTGGTCGCCGCGGTGTCCGCGTCGGGGATCGCGTACTGGCTCAACCGCGAGGCCGTGCTGACCCGTACCCAGGACCGGGCCCTCGACGACTTCCGGCGGCAGATGCAGGAGACGGCGGCGGCGCTGCCGACACGCCCCACCAAGGACGATCTCCAGCGGGCCGCCGGGGAGATGGCGTCGAGCAGTCCGGGCTACAGCGTGCTCCTGGAGGACGAACGGGAGCGCGGCAAGCCGATCGTGGGCTACTCCGACCTGGACACCTTCACCCGGGCCCACGTACCGGACTCGCTGCAGAAGCAGGTGGCCCGCAAGCAGCCGCTGACGTCGAGCAACGAGCACGAGTACCACCTGTTCTGGCAGCGCACGAGCATCGCGGGCACGCCGTATCTCGTCGCCGGTACGCGGATCATCGGCGGCGGGCCGACCGGCTACATGCTCAAGTCGCTCGACCAGGAGCGGCAGGACCTCAACTCGCTCGCCTGGTCGCTGGGGATCGCGACCGCCCTCGCGCTGGTCGGCTCGGCGCTGCTCGCGCAGGCGGCCGCGACGACGGTGCTGCGCCCGGTGCAGCGGCTCGGCGACGCGGCCCGCAAGCTCGGCGAGGGGAAGCTCGACACCCGGCTCGTGGTCTCCGGCACGGACGAACTGGCCGATCTGTCCCGTACGTTCAACAGGACGGCGAGCTCGCTGGAGAAGAAGGTCGCGGACATGAGCGCGCGGGAGGAGGCCAGCCGCCGGTTCGTCGCCGACATGTCGCACGAGCTGCGCACCCCGCTGACCGCGATCACCGCGGTCACCGAGGTGCTGGAGGAAGAGGCGGACAACCTGGACCCGATGATCGCGCCCGCCGTGCATCTGGTGGTCAGCGAGACCCGGCGGCTGAACGACCTGGTGGAGAACCTGATGGAGGTGACCCGCTTCGACGCGGGTACGGCCCGGCTCGTGCTGGACGACGTCGATGTGGCCGACCAAGTGACCGCGTGCATCGACGCGCGGGCCTGGCTGGACGCGGTGCACCTGGACGCGGAGCGCGGGACGATGGCCCGCCTCGATCCGCGCCGGCTGGACGTCATCCTGGCCAACCTCATCGGCAACGCCCTCAAGCACGGCGGTTCGCCGGTGGGCGTACGGGTGCGGACCGAGGGCGACGAGCTCGTCATCGACGTACGGGACCACGGTCCGGGCATCCCCGAGGATGTGCTGCCGCATGTCTTCGACCGGTTCTACAAGGCGAGCGCCTCCCGTCCGCGGTCGGAGGGCAGCGGGCTCGGTCTCTCCATCGCCATGGAGAACGCGCACATCCACGGCGGTGACATCTCGGCGGCGAACTCCCCTGACGGCGGTGCCGTGTTCACCCTGCGGCTGCCGCGGGACGCGGAGAGGATCGTCCGGGACGGCGAACCGGGCGCGGAGGCGACGGGCGAGGACGGGGCGACGTGA
- the afsQ1 gene encoding two-component system response regulator AfsQ1, which produces MPFLLLIEDDDAIRTALELSLSRQGHRVATAATGEDGLELLREQRPDLVVLDVMLPGIDGFEVCRRIRRTDQLPIILLTARSDDIDVVVGLESGADDYVVKPVQGRVLDARIRAVLRRGERESTDSATFGNVVIDRSAMTVTKDGEDLQLTPTELRLLLELSRRPGQALSRQQLLRLVWEHDYLGDSRLVDACVQRLRAKVEDVPSSPTLIRTVRGVGYRLDTPQ; this is translated from the coding sequence GTGCCTTTCCTGTTGCTGATCGAGGACGACGACGCCATCCGCACGGCCCTCGAACTCTCGCTGTCACGCCAGGGCCACCGTGTGGCCACCGCGGCGACGGGAGAGGACGGCCTGGAGCTGCTGCGCGAGCAGCGGCCCGACCTGGTCGTGCTGGATGTGATGCTGCCCGGGATCGACGGTTTCGAGGTGTGCCGGCGGATCCGCCGCACCGACCAGCTGCCGATCATTCTGCTGACCGCGCGCAGCGACGACATCGACGTCGTGGTGGGACTGGAGTCCGGCGCGGACGACTACGTGGTGAAGCCCGTCCAGGGCCGGGTGCTGGACGCCCGGATCCGGGCGGTGCTGCGCCGCGGCGAGCGCGAGTCGACCGACTCGGCGACCTTCGGCAACGTGGTGATCGACCGCTCCGCCATGACCGTCACCAAGGACGGGGAGGATCTGCAGCTCACGCCGACCGAGCTGCGGCTCCTGCTGGAGCTGAGCCGCCGGCCCGGACAGGCCCTGTCCCGGCAGCAGCTGCTGCGGCTGGTGTGGGAGCACGACTATCTGGGCGACTCCCGGCTCGTGGACGCGTGTGTGCAGCGGCTGCGCGCGAAGGTGGAGGACGTGCCGTCCTCGCCGACCCTGATCCGTACGGTGCGGGGCGTGGGCTACCGGCTGGACACGCCTCAGTGA
- a CDS encoding PspC domain-containing protein: protein MAAPLVRPREGRMIGGVCAGLARRFGMSAGTMRVIFVVSCLLPGPQFLLYLALWALLPSEKSASSATAW from the coding sequence ATGGCCGCCCCACTTGTCCGCCCCCGCGAAGGCCGCATGATCGGCGGAGTGTGCGCGGGCCTCGCCCGGCGCTTCGGTATGTCGGCCGGCACCATGCGCGTCATCTTCGTCGTCTCCTGCCTGCTGCCCGGCCCGCAGTTCCTGCTCTACCTGGCGCTGTGGGCGCTGTTGCCCTCGGAGAAGTCCGCCTCCTCCGCGACGGCCTGGTGA
- a CDS encoding VanZ family protein — translation MGVRHSSDGEAVIHFRAAGVTLLIAHLLFVAWLTLRPLDVPWITAANFEPFAGIRADLALGPAEAARRIGGALLLLAPLGVLLPMAGGRIFVSPWVSLLRTVAAGALISLAIELGQTGVPGQVVDVDSLLLNTTGVVLAHLLVVPVCRARLRRRGLPGVRDLLHRRQETRLGEEAPQGSTPTITGVGLAP, via the coding sequence GTGGGCGTGCGTCACAGTTCGGACGGCGAGGCCGTCATCCACTTCCGCGCGGCGGGCGTCACTCTCCTGATCGCACACCTCCTGTTCGTCGCGTGGCTGACGCTGCGCCCGCTGGACGTGCCCTGGATCACGGCCGCGAACTTCGAGCCGTTCGCCGGGATCAGGGCGGACCTCGCGCTGGGACCCGCCGAGGCGGCCCGCCGGATCGGCGGCGCGCTGCTGCTGCTCGCCCCGCTCGGGGTGCTGCTGCCCATGGCCGGGGGCCGGATCTTCGTCTCCCCCTGGGTCTCGCTGCTCCGTACGGTCGCCGCCGGGGCACTGATCTCGCTGGCCATCGAGCTCGGCCAGACCGGGGTACCGGGGCAGGTCGTCGACGTCGACTCGCTGCTGCTGAACACCACCGGGGTGGTCCTGGCCCACCTGCTGGTCGTCCCGGTCTGCCGGGCGCGGCTGCGCCGCCGGGGCCTGCCCGGCGTGCGGGACCTGCTCCACCGCCGGCAGGAGACCCGGCTCGGGGAGGAGGCCCCTCAGGGGTCGACCCCGACGATTACCGGGGTCGGTCTCGCCCCGTAG